The window GTCCTCGTTCGACGGTCCGGCTTCGTCCTCATTCGACGGTCACTCCCCGAACAGCAGGGCGGGGAGGTCGTTCACGGAGTCGACGACCGCGGCGGCGCCGACCGACTCGAACGCCGCCCGGCCCGACTCGCCGGTCAGTCCGCCCGTGAGGACGCCGACGCCGTGGTACGTCCGATCGGGGTCGGCCTCGGCGGCGTTGACGGCGGTCTGCACGTCGTCGAGGGTGTCGCCCGCGAAGGCGACGCTGTCGGCGTCGAACCGCGCCGCGAGCGTCGTCAGCGCGTTCGGGTGCGGCTTGCCGTCGTCCCAGTCGTCCATCGTGAAGCGGTGCTCCTCGGGGAGGTCGAGGCCGACTCGGTCGAGCGCGATTTCGGCCTCCGCGGCCGGCCGACCCGTGAGGACGCCGACCACGGCGTTCGCTTCGAGCGCATCGAGCGTCTCCGGTTCGACGAGCACCGGTTCGTCGTGGATGTACCCGGCGGTCTCGAACGGCGGGTCGCCGCCCTCGAGGTCGCGGTAGAGGTCCGCGCCGAGGTACAGCGCCTGGAACGCGTCGCGGAGCCCCTCGCGGTTCCAGTCGGCGCGGACCGAAGCGAGCGCGTCGTCGTCGAGATGTTCCGCCGCGACCGACTCGGCGGCGTCGAGGCCGCCGCCCGACGCCTCGACGCGGTCGGCGAACGTCGCGAGGTCGATGGGATCGCGCTCGTCGGCGAGGACGTACAGCGCGGCGGCGTACGTCACGTCCCAGTCGTTGTTGAACCCGCCGGCGTCCTTGAACAACTGGACGTCGTCGCGGTCGATCATCCGGCCGTACAGTCGCTCGACGGACTCCACGATCGCGCGCCGGTAGGAGTCGGACACGTCGAGGAGGACGCCGTCGATGTCGAGGACGACCGCGTCTGCGTGCATACCGGGAGTCGGCCGGCCGGCGGCCTTAGCGTTGTCCCTTCCGTTCGGCCAGCGGCCGTCGCGTCCCCTCTTCCGCGCGGCACCGCGTCCGCCGGACGACGCCGCCCGTCCGAGTTAGGAGCTATTTTACCGTCCCGTTCAGTGAGGGTAGGTATGGACTACGACCCGCAGGAACTCGAAGCGCGCTGGCGCGAGCGGTGGGCCGAGGAGGGTCGCTACGAGGCCGATCCGGCGGACGCCGAGGCGGCTGTCGCGGTCGCAGACGACACCGACGCGTCCGACGACGACGCCACAGGCGACGCCGACGCCGACAGCGACGATCCCACGTTCATCACGGTTCCCTACCCGTACCCCAGCGGCGGGATGCACATCGGGCACGCCCGGACCTACACCGTTCCCGACGTCTACGCCCGGTACCGCCGCCAGCAGGGCGACAACGTGCTCTTTCCGATCGCCTGGCACGTCACCGGCACGCCGATCATCGGCGCGGTCGAGCGGCTGAAGAAGGGCGAGGAGGACCAGCTCTCGGTGCTTCGAGACACCTACAACGTCGCCGAGGACACCCTCGAGGACCTGGAGACGCCGATGGGCTACGCCCGCCACTTCATCGAGGAACATTATAAAAGGGGGATGAAGGACCTGGGGCTCTCGATCGACTGGCGGCGGGAGTTCACCACGAACGACGACCGCTACTCGAAGTTCATCACCTGGCAGTACGAGACGCTGCGCGACCGGGGGCTCCTGGAGAAGGGCCTCCATCCGGTGAAGTACTGCACCAACGAGGAACAGCCGGTCACGACCCACGACCTCCTCGAAGGCGAGGAGGCGGAGTTCCAGGAGTACACCCTGATCCGCTTCGGCCACGGCGACACGGTCGTCCCGATGGCGACGCTCCGGCCGGAGACCGTCAGGGGCGTGACGAACGCCTACATCGATCCCGACGCCGACTACGTCGTCGCCGACGTCGACGGCGAGGAGTGGTTCGTCTCCGCGGCGGCCGTCGAGAAGCTCCAGCTACAGGGCCACGAGGTGGTCCCGAAACGCACCGTCTCGGGCGAACACCTCGTCGGCGAGCGCGTCACCAACCCGATCACCGGCGACGAGGTCCTCGTGCTCCCGGCCGACTTCGTCGACGCCGACAACGCCACCGGCGTCGTGATGTCGGTGCCGGCGCACTCGCCGGACGACTACGTCGCCCTCGAGGAGGCGAAGGCCGACGACGAGCGGATGGCCGAGTACGGCATCGACCCCGCCGAGGTCGAGGAGATCGAACCGATCCCGATCCTCTCGATCGAGGGCTACGGCGAGGTCCCCGCGAAGACGGCGGTCGAGGAGGCCGGGATCGAATCCAGCACCGACCCCGCGCTCGAAGAGGCCACCAAGGAACTGTACAACAGCGAGTTCCATCGCGGGAGACTGAACGACGAGTACGGCGAGTTCGCCGGCGAGGTCGTCGAGGACGTGCGGGGGAGATTCCGCGACGCCTACCGCGAGGAGGGCGCGTTCGGGACGATGCGGGAGTTCTCCGAGGAGGTCGTCTGCCGCTGCGGCGGCGACGTCGTCGTCGCCGAGCAGGACACGTGGTTCCTCCGCTACAACGACGAGGCGTGGAAGCAGAAGGCCCACGACGTCGTCTCGCGGATGGAGGCGGTCCCGGAGAACACCCGCGGCGAGTACGACCACACGATCGACTGGCTGAACGAGTGGCCCTGCATCCGGAACTACGGGCTGGGCACCCGCCTGCCGTGGGACGACGAGTTCGTCATCGAGCCCCTGTCGGACTCGACGATCTACATGGCGTACTACACGATCGCCCACCGACTGGAGGAGATTCCCCCGGAGGACCTCGATCGGGAGTTCTTCGACGCGCTCTTTTACGGCGCGGACGCCGTCGAAGACCCCGACGAGCGCGCGCTGGAACTCCGCTCGGAGTGGCTCTACTGGTACCCCGTCACCTACCGGTTCTCCGCGAACGACCTCATCTCGAACCACCTGACGTTCTACCTGTTCCACCACGCCGAACTGTTCGACCAGCCGCAGTGGCCCGAGGGGATCGTCATTATGGGGATGGGCCTCTTGGAGGGCGAGAAGATGTCCTCCTCGAAGGGCCACGTCGTCCTCCCCGGGAAGGCCATCGAGGAGTACGGCGCCGACACGGTGCGCTTCTTCCTCCTGAACTCGGCGGAGCCGTGGCAGGACTACGACTGGCGCGCCGAGCAGGTCGCCTCGGTGCGGAATCAGCTCGAACGCTTCTGGAACCGGGCGCAGGACGTCATCGAGAACCCGGGCCCCGAGGAGCGTCCCGAACTCGCGACGGCGGATCGCTGGCTCCTGTCGCGGCTGCAGCGCACCGTCGAGACGGTCACCGAGGCGATGG is drawn from Halobellus limi and contains these coding sequences:
- a CDS encoding TIGR01548 family HAD-type hydrolase codes for the protein MHADAVVLDIDGVLLDVSDSYRRAIVESVERLYGRMIDRDDVQLFKDAGGFNNDWDVTYAAALYVLADERDPIDLATFADRVEASGGGLDAAESVAAEHLDDDALASVRADWNREGLRDAFQALYLGADLYRDLEGGDPPFETAGYIHDEPVLVEPETLDALEANAVVGVLTGRPAAEAEIALDRVGLDLPEEHRFTMDDWDDGKPHPNALTTLAARFDADSVAFAGDTLDDVQTAVNAAEADPDRTYHGVGVLTGGLTGESGRAAFESVGAAAVVDSVNDLPALLFGE
- the leuS gene encoding leucine--tRNA ligase, which gives rise to MDYDPQELEARWRERWAEEGRYEADPADAEAAVAVADDTDASDDDATGDADADSDDPTFITVPYPYPSGGMHIGHARTYTVPDVYARYRRQQGDNVLFPIAWHVTGTPIIGAVERLKKGEEDQLSVLRDTYNVAEDTLEDLETPMGYARHFIEEHYKRGMKDLGLSIDWRREFTTNDDRYSKFITWQYETLRDRGLLEKGLHPVKYCTNEEQPVTTHDLLEGEEAEFQEYTLIRFGHGDTVVPMATLRPETVRGVTNAYIDPDADYVVADVDGEEWFVSAAAVEKLQLQGHEVVPKRTVSGEHLVGERVTNPITGDEVLVLPADFVDADNATGVVMSVPAHSPDDYVALEEAKADDERMAEYGIDPAEVEEIEPIPILSIEGYGEVPAKTAVEEAGIESSTDPALEEATKELYNSEFHRGRLNDEYGEFAGEVVEDVRGRFRDAYREEGAFGTMREFSEEVVCRCGGDVVVAEQDTWFLRYNDEAWKQKAHDVVSRMEAVPENTRGEYDHTIDWLNEWPCIRNYGLGTRLPWDDEFVIEPLSDSTIYMAYYTIAHRLEEIPPEDLDREFFDALFYGADAVEDPDERALELRSEWLYWYPVTYRFSANDLISNHLTFYLFHHAELFDQPQWPEGIVIMGMGLLEGEKMSSSKGHVVLPGKAIEEYGADTVRFFLLNSAEPWQDYDWRAEQVASVRNQLERFWNRAQDVIENPGPEERPELATADRWLLSRLQRTVETVTEAMEGSETRTASQAAFYDFEEDLRWYRRRTDRSRPAARWTLREVLETRLRLLAPFVPFLTNELHERLTGTPAEDAPWPEVDEDLLDRGIEAAETQVERLVDDIQGIRQSLQNAEEDVPEADPDRIRITVAADWKRDVFATVAELGADQGAVMSEVMQDPDLRERGNAVNDLVGELVEFARGRDDGELSALAEVDEGDAYERAADFLATEFDAEIVVQREGDDAEAHKQAVPFRPAIELEAE